The sequence below is a genomic window from Photobacterium atrarenae.
CGGCTTCCTCACTGTGCACGTAGATTTGGCAGTCGTCTGCATATCGGCAGAACTTATGCCCTCTTCGCTCAAGCTCTTTATCCAACTCATCTAATACGATATTTGATAGCAGCGGAGATAATGGTCCACCCTGTGGCGTCCCTCGTTGCCTCTGCTCAACTAACCCGTTTCGCATTATGCCTGCCTGTAGGTATGACCTGACCAGCTTCAGGACCCGTTTATCTGTGATGTCCTCCGATAGCCTGTGCATCAGTCTATCGTGGTTCACAGTATCGAAGTATTTCGCCAGGTCTATGTCGACTACATAACCCCGCCCCTCCCTGATGTAGTGGCTTGCTGCCACCAATGCATGGTGGGCACTGCGGTTAGGCCTGAACCCATAACTGTTGCTTGAAAACTGAGGTTCGTAGATATCTGTCAGTACTGAGGTAATGGCCTGTTGGACTACCCTATCAAGTACAGTTGGGATACCTAGCTGCCTCACTCCCCCGCTAGGTTTGGGAATTTCTACACCCAGAACGGGTTGCGGTTGGTAGCTCCCGTCCAGAAGGCTCTGGCGGAGCGCTTGCCCATTAGAAGACTGCCGAAGCATCGAGATAGTCGCTGTTATGTCGAGTTTATCAACCCCAGCACATCCCTTGTTCTTCTTCACTCTTCTCAGGGCTTGGTTCAGATTTGTTGAGGAGCAGATCCGCTCCATCAACTGAGTTGAGGTCACCAAGACTCGTCCTCCTGTCTACGCCGATCATGCTTGTCATTCTTCGTGGCCATGAGCGTCACTTGCGGTGTTGCCCAGTAGTACGTAGAGATGTTGTTCATCTTGCTATGACCCCACATGATTGAGTGTCTAGTGACTGCTTCTTGATATATTCAGTTCCGGCCTTCCCTTGGGTTGTACTTCCCCAAGGTACTATGCCTTCTGCTGACTTCTTATTACCCGTCACACAACATCACTGTTGTATTAGTCTCATCCGAGACAGGTCGTAAGATCTCCCGAGGTAAGACGTTGTTCTTTCCCTTGGCTGTGCCTGATTTACCCGTACACACTTCCCGTCGAGGCATTGGGCTGTTCTATATATTGCTAGGTTACCCAAGTTGTACTGGCCTACT
It includes:
- the ltrA gene encoding group II intron reverse transcriptase/maturase produces the protein MERICSSTNLNQALRRVKKNKGCAGVDKLDITATISMLRQSSNGQALRQSLLDGSYQPQPVLGVEIPKPSGGVRQLGIPTVLDRVVQQAITSVLTDIYEPQFSSNSYGFRPNRSAHHALVAASHYIREGRGYVVDIDLAKYFDTVNHDRLMHRLSEDITDKRVLKLVRSYLQAGIMRNGLVEQRQRGTPQGGPLSPLLSNIVLDELDKELERRGHKFCRYADDCQIYVHSEEAANRVKASITEFLEQKLKLRVNREKSAATRVTERTYLGHRFQRDGSIHISKTAQTQMKKRVRQITKRNRGRELKTVLVELTQYLRGWQHYFKLAIRKSAMQRLDEWIRRRLRCYRLKQRKRRYSIATWLRQEGVSERNAWKLAMSDKGWWHLALSPQLNQAMPMKWFKDMGLYSLRDGYESLKIYSEPPYATHACTVV